The following proteins come from a genomic window of Pirellula staleyi DSM 6068:
- a CDS encoding TVP38/TMEM64 family protein, with protein MSKPPASNDANQKSSSIAVRLVVLLLVIVTAVTLAYFFRSELSLEALAARETSLRQAASRQPVLAYATYFVIYVVVTGLSLPGAAALSITGGWLLGFWPALVLTSFASSTGASCAFLLSRYLLGTMVQQRFASQLEKFNEDLDREGAWYLLSLRLIPAVPFFVINLVMGLTKMRLTTFWWVSQLGMFPATVVFVLAGASSPSLRDISQQGIGSLLSPTLIVALVLLGTLPLLLKWIVSRLISSRSPSPKQ; from the coding sequence ATGTCCAAGCCTCCTGCGAGTAACGATGCGAATCAAAAATCTTCGAGCATCGCTGTGCGCTTGGTGGTTCTGCTGCTGGTTATCGTCACCGCTGTTACGCTGGCTTACTTTTTTCGAAGTGAGCTCTCACTCGAAGCGCTCGCCGCACGCGAAACCTCGCTCCGCCAGGCGGCCAGTCGTCAGCCAGTGCTCGCCTACGCCACCTATTTCGTGATCTATGTCGTCGTAACAGGGCTTTCGCTTCCCGGAGCAGCTGCGCTCTCTATCACAGGTGGTTGGCTGTTGGGCTTTTGGCCTGCGCTGGTGCTCACCAGCTTCGCTTCCTCAACCGGTGCCAGCTGCGCGTTTTTACTGAGTCGCTACTTGCTGGGAACGATGGTTCAGCAGAGATTCGCATCCCAGCTCGAAAAGTTTAACGAGGACCTCGATCGCGAAGGTGCCTGGTACCTGCTCTCGTTGCGGCTGATCCCCGCCGTCCCGTTTTTCGTCATCAACCTAGTGATGGGGCTTACGAAGATGCGACTCACCACGTTCTGGTGGGTGAGTCAGCTCGGGATGTTTCCAGCCACGGTTGTGTTCGTGCTCGCTGGCGCTAGTAGTCCTTCGCTGCGCGATATTTCCCAGCAAGGGATTGGCAGCCTACTCTCTCCCACACTCATCGTCGCGCTGGTGCTGCTGGGCACGCTGCCGCTGCTGCTCAAATGGATCGTCAGCCGACTGATCAGCAGCCGATCGCCGAGTCCAAAGCAGTAA
- a CDS encoding nucleotide pyrophosphohydrolase, whose translation MHDQATTIAELRALVQRFVDERDWRQFHTAKNLAMSIAIEAAELMEHFQWLDQQASQAIAQQEVKKAVVAEELADVLSYVLAISSALEIDLASSLEAKMVKNALKYPADQIRGRYGHDDERAS comes from the coding sequence ATGCACGATCAAGCGACGACAATCGCCGAACTCCGGGCCCTCGTGCAGCGTTTTGTCGACGAGCGCGATTGGAGACAGTTCCACACCGCGAAGAATCTCGCCATGTCGATTGCCATCGAGGCAGCTGAACTGATGGAGCACTTCCAGTGGCTCGATCAGCAGGCTTCGCAGGCCATTGCCCAGCAGGAAGTGAAGAAAGCCGTTGTGGCGGAGGAGCTTGCCGACGTACTCTCCTACGTTTTGGCGATTTCGAGCGCCCTTGAAATTGATTTGGCAAGTTCTTTGGAAGCGAAGATGGTCAAGAACGCCTTGAAATATCCCGCCGATCAGATTCGGGGCCGCTATGGACACGACGACGAGCGTGCTTCGTAG
- the uvrA gene encoding excinuclease ABC subunit UvrA, whose translation MPPTDIVIQGAREHNLRDVSLVLPRNQLICLTGVSGSGKSSLAFDTLFAEGQRRYVESLSSYARQFLGQMPKPDVDFIGGLSPSISISQKSTGNNPRSTVGTITEIHDYLRVLYARIGQGFCPKCGRAITAQSREQIIESIISLESGTKLQILAPLIRQQKGEYRDLFEDLLKQGFVRARVDGNVVQLSDKLSLDRQMRHDIEVVIDRLVMRSDIRPRLAEAVELALKMGQGNLIVAIENDSAVKPSAEFTEALRTAQSQETDSDSEESEEAETKTTKKRRGGSARPGDLLYSSSYACTPCKLSFEPPSPQLFSFNSPQGMCPQCDGLGVMYSFDPVLLVPSPNLNFKEGAIEPVGSWHDLGRWRRHIFQGVADTVERKRELDAGTMLETPWKSLAADLKKLWLWGTGDEHITYTWRGGKEPMMYGGKFEGVIPELTAKYRGSKSKSQIKGLERYMSMVSCPACKGERLIEQARHVRLTSTAPGYVGKQLTLPEVSNLAVSEASKFFASLALDQTQTTIAAEVLKEIRTRLGFLIDVGLDYLSLDRTAPTLSGGESQRIRLAGQIGSGLVGVLYILDEPSIGLHPRDNDRLLSTLHRLRDMGNTVIVVEHDEDTMRAADTIIDFGPGPGVRGGEVVVHGPPSEVIKNKRSLTGQYLSGEKQIEVPAKRRAVGEKALRLVGCTHNNLKNVTAEIPLGGLICVTGVSGSGKSSLVTDILVEALHRDLNFGEGNPGAHEKIEGLEHLDKLISIDQTPIGRTPRSNPGTYIKLFDDIRDLFTQLPEAKRRGYKPGRFSFNVEGGRCEACEGNGSNKLEMDFLADVWVTCPVCEGKRFNRETLQVKFKDKSIADVLEMDVQQALELFENVPHVRHKLQTLHDVGLDYIKIGQASPTLSGGEAQRIKLARELVKKSTGKTLYLLDEPTTGLHFADIHLLLGVLHNFADAGNTVLVVEHNLDVIKTADWIIDMGPEGGAAGGEILAVGTPEEIAKNTRSHTGRALAKILSQTPASLMAAATAARAARNGKAAKNGSALLAKQITVRGARQHNLKGVDVTVERDKMTVFCGPSGSGKSSLAMDTIYAEGQRRYVESLSAYARQFVAQMQKPLVEHIDGLSPAIAIEQKNLGHTPRSTVGTVTEVYDYFRILMARLGQAYCPACDIPVGTQTADQVVDSILTELEGAKLYLMAPIEIDAGQTYASLFEHLRSIGYSRVRVDGVTSSLDAAPTIDRRRKHTVEVVIDRVNVNPAQRSRLAGSIENALALGKGVLHVAKVDESIPEPRWEVMVHSQHMACRKCNRSFEPLSPHSFSFNSTLGWCKACEGLGTQVGANLAAVVSDPKRTLREGVIDVWPSLQLPLSSAMLDALARSTGLPLDKPFDQLGHRFKRLLLHGTGEQWHEVAAKGLPKIRFQFKGVYPALEEASKLSPSLRVKLESLVAEVECSTCGGSRLRDDSSAARFRSRTIDEYCRLPLGTLLSEIQHWNLTDRERKIAGELTREIVGRVQFLVDVGLDYLSLSRGAATLSNGEAQRIRLASQLGSGLCGVLYVLDEPTIGLHPRDNRKLLGALHKLRDLGNTLLVVEHDREVIEHCDHIVDFGPRAGKLGGQVVADATPAMLGKSKTSVTGPYLSGKKSIAIPRTRRISPLVVEPSRTKKKPAPSPLDKYEDRLKLAREASATKLLEGRPLIEVIGARHNNLRNVSIQIPLGTLSVVTGPSGSGKSTLIEEVLYASIARKLHRASLTPGAHDEVRGLEHINKVIRVDQQPLGNSPSSNPATYTGAFELIRQLFAQLPEAKLRGYSARRFSFNVPGGRCEACEGNGQRRIEMHFLADVWVECETCRGKRYNAETLAVTFHGQSISEVLDMTCSEALQLFANIPKIRRILETLCDVGLDYLTLGQAAPTLSGGEAQRVKLAAELSRPDTGRTLYLLDEPTTGLHFDDLARLLEVLQRLVDLGNTVVLIEHNLDIIKSADWLIDMGPDAGENGGQVVACGTPEMIVAHAIDALEAINSKKQSPSDRPLLRSHTGEALEPVIASSSIADRAAYKPTPPEKEAENELEIEDVGRDARMPWEVDGRKWHTRDRVDRKGGPCKWDGDILARVVDKIHEEGEFSETDWSQRSVVEIAATKKSDGWFFHAITGETWLLKLKFRVYKGTFKRDELLTRIQLKTLNQLDDLPIYGNEPRVKVKTQKGPWQEVEIHVHTIEEIDTPEFWSFLTDAIAGFMRATDRSEVKEEDITPWKVLGQKWHFLRNKGFPPGKKPQWDADILEELFEILRDVAPDGQFLWNNQQLVHLIVPEQREPWATVLTKKPQALSLHLTGPKGKFALGRIIGLGVDREVDDSRADRDVLRFQFLDGDHLHRGDLPSFLQEHRATLSKEKK comes from the coding sequence ATGCCGCCGACGGACATCGTCATCCAGGGAGCCCGCGAGCACAACCTGCGCGACGTCTCGCTCGTGCTTCCTCGCAATCAGCTGATTTGCCTCACCGGTGTGAGTGGCAGTGGCAAAAGCTCTCTCGCGTTCGACACGCTGTTTGCCGAAGGTCAGCGCCGCTACGTCGAATCCCTTTCGAGCTACGCCCGGCAGTTCCTTGGTCAGATGCCGAAGCCCGATGTCGATTTCATCGGTGGCCTCAGCCCGTCGATCTCCATCAGCCAAAAATCGACCGGCAACAATCCTCGTTCGACCGTCGGCACCATCACGGAAATCCACGACTATTTGCGCGTCCTCTACGCGCGGATCGGTCAAGGATTCTGCCCCAAGTGTGGTCGCGCGATTACCGCGCAGTCGCGCGAGCAGATTATCGAAAGCATCATCTCGCTCGAGAGTGGCACGAAGCTACAGATTCTCGCGCCGCTGATTCGTCAGCAAAAAGGTGAGTATCGCGATCTGTTCGAAGACCTGCTGAAGCAAGGTTTTGTCCGCGCACGGGTCGATGGCAATGTAGTTCAGCTAAGCGATAAGCTTTCGCTCGATCGACAAATGCGCCACGACATCGAAGTGGTGATCGATCGCCTGGTGATGCGCAGCGATATTCGCCCGCGATTGGCTGAAGCGGTCGAACTCGCTCTCAAGATGGGGCAAGGGAACCTGATCGTTGCCATCGAGAACGACAGCGCTGTAAAACCTTCGGCCGAATTCACCGAAGCACTACGGACTGCCCAGTCGCAAGAGACGGATAGCGATTCGGAAGAGTCCGAAGAAGCGGAAACCAAAACAACCAAGAAACGACGTGGTGGCAGCGCGCGACCAGGCGACTTACTCTACTCGTCGAGCTACGCCTGCACGCCGTGCAAACTCAGCTTCGAGCCACCCAGTCCGCAACTTTTCAGCTTCAATAGTCCGCAAGGGATGTGTCCACAGTGCGATGGTCTGGGAGTGATGTACTCCTTCGATCCCGTGCTGCTCGTTCCCTCGCCAAACTTGAACTTCAAAGAAGGGGCGATTGAGCCGGTCGGCAGTTGGCACGACCTAGGTCGCTGGCGGCGTCATATTTTTCAGGGTGTAGCCGATACGGTCGAACGCAAACGCGAACTCGATGCCGGCACCATGCTCGAGACTCCTTGGAAGTCACTTGCGGCCGACCTCAAAAAACTGTGGTTGTGGGGAACAGGCGACGAGCATATCACCTACACCTGGCGCGGCGGCAAAGAGCCGATGATGTACGGCGGTAAGTTCGAGGGAGTCATCCCCGAGCTCACCGCTAAGTATCGCGGCAGCAAGAGCAAGTCGCAGATCAAAGGGCTCGAGCGCTACATGAGCATGGTCTCATGCCCCGCGTGCAAAGGGGAGCGACTGATCGAGCAAGCGCGGCACGTGCGACTCACCAGCACAGCGCCCGGCTATGTCGGCAAACAGCTGACACTTCCCGAGGTTTCGAATCTCGCCGTCAGTGAAGCGTCGAAGTTCTTTGCGTCGCTAGCGCTCGACCAAACACAAACCACTATCGCAGCGGAAGTGCTCAAAGAGATCCGCACGCGGCTCGGGTTTTTGATCGACGTGGGGCTCGATTATCTGTCGCTCGACCGGACCGCGCCGACCCTCTCGGGTGGCGAATCGCAGCGCATTCGGCTCGCAGGACAAATTGGTAGCGGACTTGTCGGGGTTCTCTATATCCTCGACGAACCTTCGATCGGCCTACATCCGCGCGACAACGATCGGTTGCTCAGCACGCTCCATCGCCTCCGCGACATGGGAAACACCGTGATTGTCGTCGAGCACGACGAAGACACGATGCGGGCCGCCGATACGATCATCGACTTTGGTCCTGGTCCCGGCGTACGCGGCGGCGAAGTGGTGGTACATGGCCCGCCGAGCGAAGTCATCAAGAACAAACGGAGCCTCACGGGGCAGTATCTTTCGGGCGAAAAGCAGATCGAAGTCCCCGCAAAACGACGCGCAGTTGGCGAAAAAGCATTGCGCCTCGTAGGCTGCACCCATAACAACCTGAAGAATGTCACCGCCGAAATTCCGCTCGGTGGACTCATCTGCGTCACCGGTGTAAGCGGCAGCGGCAAGAGCTCGCTCGTCACCGACATTCTCGTCGAGGCATTGCACCGCGATCTCAACTTCGGCGAAGGGAATCCTGGCGCTCACGAGAAGATCGAAGGACTCGAGCATCTCGACAAGCTCATCTCGATCGATCAAACACCGATCGGTCGAACGCCGCGCAGCAATCCCGGCACCTACATCAAACTGTTCGACGACATTCGCGATCTCTTCACGCAATTGCCCGAAGCCAAACGGCGCGGCTATAAACCGGGCCGCTTCAGCTTCAATGTCGAAGGTGGTCGCTGCGAGGCATGCGAAGGGAACGGCAGCAACAAGCTCGAAATGGATTTCCTCGCTGACGTGTGGGTCACTTGCCCCGTCTGCGAAGGAAAACGCTTCAATCGTGAAACGTTACAGGTGAAGTTCAAAGATAAGTCGATCGCCGATGTGCTGGAAATGGATGTGCAGCAGGCGCTCGAACTTTTCGAGAACGTGCCGCATGTCCGCCACAAATTACAAACGCTTCACGATGTGGGTCTCGACTACATCAAGATCGGGCAAGCGAGCCCCACTCTCTCCGGTGGCGAAGCGCAGCGCATCAAGCTCGCGCGAGAACTGGTCAAGAAGAGTACCGGCAAAACGCTCTATTTGCTCGACGAACCAACAACCGGTTTGCATTTCGCCGATATTCACTTGCTCCTGGGTGTGCTGCATAACTTTGCCGATGCCGGGAACACCGTGCTGGTGGTCGAGCATAACCTCGACGTGATCAAAACGGCCGACTGGATCATCGACATGGGGCCCGAAGGGGGCGCTGCTGGTGGCGAGATTCTCGCGGTTGGAACTCCCGAGGAAATTGCCAAGAATACGCGCTCGCATACTGGCCGCGCGCTCGCAAAAATCCTTTCGCAAACACCTGCCTCGCTGATGGCTGCGGCGACAGCCGCCCGCGCTGCGCGCAACGGCAAAGCGGCCAAAAATGGCTCGGCCCTGTTGGCTAAGCAAATTACGGTTCGGGGCGCTCGGCAGCACAACCTCAAGGGTGTCGACGTCACCGTTGAGCGCGACAAAATGACCGTCTTCTGCGGCCCCTCGGGAAGCGGAAAAAGCTCGCTGGCAATGGACACGATCTACGCCGAAGGTCAGCGCCGCTATGTCGAGTCGCTGTCGGCCTACGCGCGTCAATTCGTAGCGCAGATGCAAAAGCCACTCGTCGAGCATATCGACGGACTCTCTCCCGCGATTGCCATCGAGCAAAAGAATCTCGGGCATACGCCACGTTCGACCGTCGGGACAGTCACTGAAGTATACGACTACTTTCGGATCTTGATGGCGCGACTGGGGCAGGCCTATTGCCCGGCATGCGATATTCCGGTCGGAACCCAAACAGCCGACCAAGTGGTCGATAGCATTCTCACGGAACTCGAAGGGGCCAAGCTCTACTTAATGGCCCCCATCGAGATCGACGCGGGTCAGACCTACGCCAGCTTGTTCGAGCATTTGCGCAGCATCGGCTACTCGCGCGTGCGGGTCGATGGTGTCACGTCATCGCTCGACGCTGCTCCCACGATTGATCGCCGTCGCAAGCACACGGTAGAAGTGGTGATCGATCGCGTGAATGTGAATCCGGCACAGCGCTCGCGACTGGCCGGTAGCATTGAGAATGCACTGGCGCTCGGCAAAGGTGTGCTGCATGTTGCGAAGGTCGACGAGAGCATTCCTGAACCGCGCTGGGAAGTAATGGTCCATAGCCAGCACATGGCGTGTCGGAAGTGCAATCGGAGCTTCGAACCACTCAGTCCGCACAGCTTTTCCTTCAACAGCACGCTCGGCTGGTGTAAGGCATGTGAAGGTCTCGGAACGCAAGTCGGTGCTAACCTGGCGGCTGTCGTCTCCGACCCCAAGCGAACACTCCGCGAAGGGGTGATCGATGTTTGGCCCAGCCTCCAGCTGCCACTTTCGTCGGCAATGCTCGACGCCTTGGCTCGCAGCACTGGACTGCCGCTCGACAAGCCGTTCGATCAACTGGGGCATCGTTTCAAACGCCTGCTCTTGCACGGCACCGGTGAGCAGTGGCACGAAGTGGCGGCCAAGGGTCTTCCCAAGATCCGCTTTCAGTTCAAGGGAGTCTATCCGGCGCTCGAAGAAGCATCCAAGCTTTCGCCATCGCTCCGCGTGAAGCTCGAATCGCTCGTCGCGGAAGTGGAATGCAGCACGTGTGGCGGAAGTCGCTTGCGCGATGATTCGTCCGCAGCTCGCTTTCGCTCGCGCACAATCGACGAGTATTGCCGCTTGCCGCTCGGCACGCTGCTGTCGGAAATTCAGCACTGGAATCTCACCGATCGCGAGCGAAAAATCGCTGGCGAACTGACGCGTGAAATCGTGGGACGCGTACAATTTCTCGTCGACGTGGGGCTCGATTACCTGTCCCTCTCACGCGGCGCTGCGACCCTTTCTAACGGCGAAGCCCAGCGCATTCGGCTCGCGAGCCAACTCGGTAGCGGTCTTTGCGGCGTGCTTTACGTACTCGACGAACCGACAATCGGCCTGCACCCGCGCGACAACCGCAAACTGCTCGGCGCGCTGCATAAGCTCCGCGATCTGGGGAACACGTTGCTGGTGGTTGAGCACGACCGTGAAGTGATCGAGCATTGCGATCACATTGTCGACTTCGGTCCTCGCGCGGGGAAACTCGGCGGCCAAGTGGTTGCCGACGCCACCCCGGCGATGCTCGGCAAATCGAAAACCAGCGTCACCGGCCCTTATCTTTCGGGGAAGAAGTCGATTGCGATTCCTCGGACACGTCGCATCAGCCCGCTGGTGGTCGAGCCGAGTCGCACGAAGAAGAAACCGGCCCCTTCGCCGCTCGATAAGTACGAAGATCGGCTGAAGCTCGCCCGCGAAGCATCGGCGACGAAGCTGCTGGAAGGTCGACCCTTGATCGAAGTGATCGGCGCGCGGCATAACAACTTGCGCAACGTCTCGATCCAAATTCCACTCGGCACGTTGTCGGTGGTGACCGGTCCCAGCGGAAGTGGTAAGAGCACGCTGATTGAGGAAGTACTCTACGCATCGATTGCTCGCAAATTGCATCGGGCGTCGCTCACGCCGGGTGCCCACGATGAAGTGCGCGGGCTCGAGCATATCAACAAAGTGATTCGGGTCGATCAACAGCCGCTGGGAAATAGCCCCTCCAGCAACCCGGCCACTTATACCGGCGCGTTCGAACTGATCCGCCAGCTCTTTGCACAACTCCCCGAAGCGAAACTGCGTGGCTATTCGGCGCGACGCTTCAGCTTCAATGTTCCAGGGGGACGCTGCGAAGCATGCGAGGGGAATGGGCAGCGGCGCATCGAAATGCACTTCCTCGCCGATGTGTGGGTCGAGTGCGAAACGTGTCGTGGTAAACGCTACAACGCCGAAACATTAGCGGTGACTTTCCACGGTCAGAGCATCAGCGAAGTGCTCGATATGACTTGTAGCGAGGCGCTACAGCTGTTTGCCAACATTCCGAAAATCCGCCGGATTCTCGAGACTTTATGCGATGTGGGGCTCGACTACCTCACGCTGGGGCAAGCTGCGCCGACTCTCTCGGGTGGTGAAGCGCAGCGTGTGAAACTGGCGGCGGAACTCTCTCGTCCCGATACCGGCCGGACCCTCTACCTGCTCGACGAACCGACGACCGGTTTGCACTTCGACGATCTCGCAAGGCTGCTGGAAGTCTTGCAGCGACTCGTCGATTTGGGGAACACCGTGGTGCTCATCGAGCATAACCTCGACATCATCAAGTCGGCAGATTGGCTCATTGATATGGGCCCCGATGCTGGCGAGAACGGTGGTCAAGTGGTTGCTTGTGGTACGCCGGAGATGATTGTCGCGCATGCCATCGATGCGCTGGAAGCAATCAACTCGAAGAAGCAATCGCCTAGCGATCGACCGCTGCTTCGTTCCCATACGGGTGAAGCGCTCGAGCCAGTGATTGCGTCATCGTCGATTGCCGATCGCGCGGCGTATAAGCCGACTCCTCCTGAAAAAGAAGCGGAAAACGAGCTGGAAATCGAAGATGTCGGCCGCGATGCCCGGATGCCGTGGGAAGTCGATGGCCGCAAATGGCACACCCGAGATCGCGTCGATCGTAAAGGTGGCCCTTGCAAATGGGATGGTGATATCCTCGCTCGCGTGGTCGACAAGATTCACGAAGAAGGGGAGTTCAGTGAGACCGACTGGAGCCAGCGCAGTGTGGTCGAAATTGCTGCGACTAAAAAATCAGATGGCTGGTTCTTTCATGCGATCACCGGTGAAACCTGGCTCCTGAAATTGAAGTTCCGTGTTTACAAGGGGACGTTCAAGCGCGACGAGTTGCTCACCCGCATTCAGCTGAAGACACTCAATCAGCTCGACGACCTGCCGATCTATGGCAACGAGCCTCGCGTGAAAGTGAAAACGCAGAAAGGGCCGTGGCAAGAGGTGGAGATTCATGTCCACACGATCGAGGAGATCGACACCCCCGAGTTCTGGTCGTTCCTCACCGATGCGATTGCCGGGTTCATGCGCGCGACCGATCGCTCGGAAGTGAAAGAGGAAGACATCACCCCTTGGAAGGTGCTCGGGCAGAAGTGGCATTTCCTGCGGAATAAAGGCTTTCCACCCGGAAAAAAACCGCAGTGGGATGCTGATATTCTCGAGGAGTTGTTCGAGATCTTGCGCGATGTCGCCCCCGATGGACAGTTCCTCTGGAACAATCAGCAGCTCGTGCATCTGATCGTCCCTGAACAGCGCGAACCTTGGGCTACGGTCCTCACGAAGAAGCCGCAGGCTCTCAGTTTGCATCTCACCGGACCGAAGGGAAAATTCGCACTCGGGCGGATCATCGGACTGGGAGTCGACCGTGAAGTCGACGATTCCCGTGCCGATCGGGATGTGCTTCGCTTCCAGTTCCTCGATGGTGATCATTTGCATCGGGGCGACTTACCGTCGTTCCTGCAAGAGCATCGCGCGACCCTCTCGAAGGAGAAGAAGTAA
- a CDS encoding dihydrodipicolinate synthase family protein — MTSITAQSLLSNPLANYPQATVACFDPTTGDLPRRRLDDYLCVSFLERLSGAGAAALLIAASTGHGHLRTTKEMMQWTRVAAKAKLGSTMLSLLLRPEDGEAANRELVAAAAELGYSVVFVRPGRDLPATAGDEQVAANMQPLVRLIAEAGLAAGLYTIPDVSGLPMSTAAAEQVCAGIGGDSVVAIKVTEANYDTSTARFLASNKLAHLKIVQGWDPHMARALEEGGKRVGVTSGPMSFAVYQYLHMFAAASRGDYSELHASQQAVSALFSAMQDDPRKFADLQRAKWIMGLGQPLTGTVEPATASRVIAALESLPRTADRQRLSRSLDLMQTGPYHDLLSRLSQPTAA, encoded by the coding sequence ATGACCAGCATCACCGCGCAGTCGCTCCTCAGCAACCCGCTTGCTAACTATCCCCAGGCGACTGTTGCTTGCTTCGACCCGACCACGGGCGATTTGCCGCGACGACGACTCGACGACTACCTTTGCGTGTCGTTTCTCGAGCGACTCTCGGGGGCGGGTGCTGCTGCGCTCTTGATTGCAGCTTCCACCGGTCATGGGCATCTCCGTACGACGAAGGAAATGATGCAGTGGACTCGTGTCGCTGCCAAAGCCAAGCTCGGTAGCACGATGCTGAGCCTGCTGCTTCGTCCTGAAGATGGAGAAGCTGCCAATCGCGAACTCGTCGCTGCTGCAGCGGAACTCGGTTACAGCGTGGTGTTTGTCCGTCCCGGTCGCGATCTACCGGCGACAGCGGGTGATGAACAAGTGGCGGCGAACATGCAGCCTCTCGTCCGCCTGATTGCCGAAGCGGGACTTGCTGCCGGGCTTTACACCATTCCGGATGTCAGCGGGTTGCCGATGAGCACCGCCGCTGCCGAGCAAGTCTGCGCTGGTATCGGCGGCGATAGCGTGGTGGCGATTAAAGTGACCGAGGCAAACTACGACACCAGCACCGCGCGGTTTTTGGCTTCGAACAAGCTCGCCCATCTCAAGATCGTGCAAGGCTGGGACCCCCATATGGCCCGCGCCTTGGAAGAAGGTGGCAAACGGGTGGGTGTCACTTCCGGACCGATGTCGTTTGCCGTCTACCAATACCTCCATATGTTTGCCGCTGCCTCGCGCGGCGATTACTCCGAACTTCATGCTAGTCAGCAGGCGGTGTCGGCTCTGTTTTCTGCCATGCAAGACGATCCGCGTAAGTTCGCCGATTTGCAGCGTGCCAAGTGGATCATGGGGCTGGGCCAACCACTCACCGGAACTGTAGAACCGGCGACAGCCTCGCGTGTGATTGCCGCCTTAGAAAGTTTGCCTCGCACCGCTGATCGTCAGCGATTATCGCGTTCCCTCGATCTGATGCAGACAGGCCCCTATCACGATTTGCTGTCGCGACTTTCCCAGCCTACTGCAGCTTAG
- a CDS encoding DUF58 domain-containing protein: protein MSELRRRAWLCREGWYYLGVLAFIVGGAVLRGVNLLVVLAGMLIAPLLLNWRLVMASLRGLEYRRRAPSRVAAGIPVSIDIEVANHRRYLSSRLLLIEDSIIAKRPLPGERPVRPSAMLAEVPPLQVSTGSYRITIPRRGRYILGPLRLSTRFPLGLVKSTMSIDMPHELLVTPHLGRLLPQWQQVLLTASHGDQERHPQQGTSEGDYYGLRPWQSGDSRRWIHWRTTAKVGVLTVRQFERRRSQDVAIVLDPYLPANPTLDDLARLELAISLVATMVADLALRGHARLLLSLASSKPQTFVGSSSQLTAGEVHDALAELAPSENPPLAEAIAELSKSDSTIRGALLVISTRDYDSTSTNIALQQPLHTGIDRARWICISDPQLKNWFTLD, encoded by the coding sequence GTGTCCGAGCTACGTCGTCGCGCTTGGCTCTGTCGTGAAGGCTGGTACTACCTGGGAGTACTCGCGTTCATCGTGGGTGGCGCAGTGCTACGTGGCGTCAATCTGCTAGTGGTCCTCGCGGGCATGCTCATCGCCCCACTGCTGCTCAACTGGCGACTCGTGATGGCCAGCCTGCGGGGTCTTGAATATCGTCGCCGTGCCCCCAGCCGCGTTGCAGCAGGCATTCCGGTCTCGATCGATATCGAAGTCGCTAATCACCGCCGCTATCTCTCGTCCCGCTTGCTGCTGATTGAAGACTCCATCATCGCCAAGCGCCCCTTGCCGGGAGAGCGCCCCGTGAGGCCGAGCGCGATGCTGGCCGAAGTTCCGCCGCTGCAAGTTTCGACCGGCAGCTATCGCATCACGATCCCGCGCCGAGGGCGCTATATCCTGGGCCCCCTCCGACTCTCAACTCGATTTCCACTTGGCCTCGTGAAGTCGACCATGTCGATCGACATGCCTCACGAGCTCCTGGTTACACCCCATCTCGGGCGGCTGCTTCCGCAGTGGCAGCAGGTGCTCCTCACCGCGTCGCATGGAGACCAGGAGCGACACCCGCAGCAAGGGACCAGCGAAGGGGACTATTACGGACTTCGACCATGGCAGAGTGGCGATAGTCGGCGCTGGATTCACTGGCGCACCACCGCCAAAGTCGGTGTGCTGACCGTGCGTCAGTTCGAGCGGCGGCGTTCACAAGATGTCGCCATCGTGCTCGACCCCTATCTCCCTGCCAATCCCACGCTCGATGACCTGGCGCGACTCGAACTGGCCATCAGCCTCGTGGCAACCATGGTGGCCGACCTTGCCCTGCGTGGCCACGCACGACTTCTGCTCTCCCTCGCCTCGAGTAAGCCACAAACGTTTGTCGGCAGTTCGTCGCAGCTCACCGCTGGGGAAGTTCACGACGCACTCGCCGAACTCGCTCCGAGCGAGAACCCACCCTTGGCCGAAGCGATCGCCGAACTTTCGAAGTCCGACAGCACCATTCGCGGTGCTTTGCTCGTGATCAGCACGCGCGACTACGACTCGACGAGCACCAATATCGCGCTGCAGCAGCCGCTTCATACCGGAATCGATCGGGCCCGCTGGATTTGCATCAGCGATCCACAGCTTAAAAACTGGTTCACCCTCGATTGA